Proteins from a single region of Streptomyces glaucescens:
- a CDS encoding ATP-binding cassette domain-containing protein, protein MTSPHDPHVRVRGAREHNLRGVDVDVPRDVVAVFTGVSGSGKSSLAFGTIYAEAQRRYFESVAPYARRLIHQVGAPKVGEISGLPPAVSLEQRRSAPTSRSSVGTVTNLSNSLRMLFSRAGDHPPGAERLDSDAFSPNTAAGACPECHGLGRVHTTTEELLVPDPSLSVREGAIAAWPGAWQGKNLRDILDALGYDVDRPWRELPAEQREWILFTDEQPVVTVHPVRDADRIQRPYQGTYTSARRYVLKTFADSRSATLRARAERFLTSSPCPGCGGSRLRPEALAVTFGGRTIAELAALPLVELAGVLEGTSQTARVLTDDLKSRIAPVVELGLGYLSLDRATPTLSAGELQRLRLATQLRSGLFGVVYVLDEPSAGLHPADTEALRSVLERLKAAGNSVFVVEHHLDVVRGADWIVDVGPRAGEHGGRVLYSGPVAGLASVAESATARFLFGDSPAPARPARRARGRLEVGPVTRHNLRGVTAAFPLGVFTAVTGVSGSGKSTLIGEITEELPGVGRLVSVDQKPIGRTPRSNLATYTGLFDVVRKVFAATDAAREHGYGVGRFSFNVAGGRCETCQGEGFVSVELLFLPSTYAPCPDCGGARYNADTLRVTYRGRNIAEVLDLTVEAAADFFADTPPVARSLTTLLDVGLGYLRLGQPATELSGGEAQRIKLASELQRGRRGHTLYLLDEPTAGLHPADVAVLMRQLHGLVDAGHTVIVVEHDMSVVAGADWVIDLGPGGGAEGGRIVAAGPPAEVARTPESRTAPYLARALP, encoded by the coding sequence ATGACCAGCCCGCACGATCCCCACGTCCGCGTCCGCGGTGCCCGTGAGCACAACCTGCGGGGCGTCGACGTCGACGTCCCCCGGGACGTGGTCGCAGTGTTCACCGGCGTGTCCGGCTCCGGGAAGTCCTCGCTGGCGTTCGGCACGATCTACGCGGAGGCCCAGCGCCGCTACTTCGAGTCGGTCGCCCCGTACGCCCGCCGGCTGATCCACCAGGTCGGGGCGCCGAAGGTCGGCGAGATCAGCGGGCTGCCGCCGGCCGTGTCGCTGGAACAGCGCCGCTCGGCGCCCACCTCCCGCTCCTCCGTCGGCACCGTCACCAACCTGTCCAACTCGCTGCGGATGCTGTTCTCCCGGGCGGGCGACCACCCGCCGGGCGCCGAGCGGCTGGACTCGGACGCCTTCTCCCCCAACACCGCCGCCGGGGCGTGCCCCGAGTGCCACGGCCTCGGCCGGGTGCACACCACGACGGAGGAACTGCTCGTCCCCGACCCCTCGCTGTCGGTCCGGGAGGGCGCCATCGCGGCCTGGCCCGGCGCCTGGCAGGGCAAGAACCTGCGGGACATCCTCGACGCCCTCGGCTACGACGTGGACCGGCCGTGGCGGGAGCTGCCCGCCGAGCAGCGCGAGTGGATCCTCTTCACCGACGAGCAGCCGGTGGTCACGGTCCACCCGGTGCGGGACGCCGACCGGATCCAGCGCCCGTACCAGGGCACGTACACCAGCGCCCGCCGGTATGTGCTGAAGACCTTCGCCGACTCCAGGAGCGCCACGCTGCGGGCCAGGGCGGAGCGCTTCCTGACCAGCTCGCCCTGCCCCGGGTGCGGCGGCAGCCGGCTGCGGCCGGAGGCGCTGGCGGTGACGTTCGGCGGGCGCACCATCGCGGAGCTGGCCGCGCTGCCGCTCGTGGAGCTGGCGGGCGTGCTGGAGGGCACCTCGCAGACCGCGCGCGTGCTCACCGACGACCTGAAGTCCCGTATCGCGCCCGTCGTCGAGCTGGGCCTCGGCTACCTGAGCCTGGACCGGGCGACGCCCACGCTGTCGGCGGGCGAGCTGCAGCGGCTGCGGCTGGCCACCCAGCTGCGGTCGGGGCTGTTCGGCGTGGTGTACGTCCTGGACGAACCGTCCGCGGGTCTGCACCCGGCGGACACGGAGGCCCTGCGCAGTGTGCTGGAGCGGCTGAAGGCGGCGGGCAACTCGGTGTTCGTGGTCGAGCACCACCTGGACGTGGTGCGGGGCGCCGACTGGATCGTGGACGTGGGTCCCCGCGCGGGCGAGCACGGCGGGCGGGTGCTGTACAGCGGTCCGGTGGCCGGGCTGGCGTCGGTCGCCGAGTCGGCCACGGCGCGCTTCCTCTTCGGGGACTCCCCCGCTCCGGCGCGCCCCGCGCGAAGGGCGCGCGGGCGGCTCGAGGTCGGTCCCGTCACCCGGCACAACCTGCGCGGCGTCACCGCCGCGTTCCCGCTCGGGGTGTTCACGGCGGTCACCGGGGTGTCCGGGTCCGGGAAGTCGACGCTGATCGGCGAGATCACCGAGGAACTCCCGGGCGTGGGACGGCTGGTGTCCGTCGACCAGAAGCCGATCGGGCGGACCCCGCGTTCCAACCTGGCGACCTACACCGGGCTGTTCGACGTGGTGCGCAAGGTGTTCGCGGCGACCGACGCCGCCCGGGAGCATGGGTACGGCGTCGGCCGGTTCTCCTTCAACGTGGCCGGCGGACGCTGCGAGACCTGCCAGGGCGAGGGGTTCGTCAGCGTCGAGCTGCTGTTCCTGCCGAGCACCTACGCGCCGTGCCCCGACTGCGGCGGTGCCCGCTACAACGCCGATACGCTGCGGGTGACGTACCGCGGCCGGAACATCGCCGAGGTGCTGGACCTGACGGTCGAGGCCGCGGCGGACTTCTTCGCCGACACCCCGCCGGTGGCCCGCAGCCTGACCACCCTGCTCGACGTCGGCCTCGGCTATCTGCGGCTGGGACAGCCCGCGACCGAGCTGTCCGGCGGGGAGGCCCAGCGCATCAAGCTGGCGAGCGAACTCCAGCGCGGGCGCCGCGGCCACACCCTGTACCTCCTCGACGAGCCGACGGCCGGCCTCCACCCGGCCGACGTCGCGGTGCTGATGCGGCAGCTGCACGGCCTGGTGGACGCCGGGCACACCGTGATCGTCGTCGAGCACGACATGTCCGTGGTCGCGGGCGCCGACTGGGTGATCGACCTCGGGCCCGGCGGCGGCGCCGAGGGCGGCCGGATCGTGGCGGCGGGGCCGCCGGCCGAGGTGGCCCGGACGCCGGAGAGCCGCACGGCCCCGTATCTGGCGCGCGCGCTGCCGTGA
- a CDS encoding LysR family transcriptional regulator, whose protein sequence is MQFQQLQYFVAVAETRHFTRAAERVHVAQPSLSQQIKALERELGADLFLRARGNITLTDAGEALLPLARRILADADTARHEVQELVQLRRGRVRLGATPSLCTGLLPDVLRAFHDRYPGIRLLVEEGGSLDLVRHLARGALDLALVVLPLPTASPALTTVELLREDLVVVSSPEAPRPGGGRHSVRVAELAGERLVMFRHGYDLRELTVAACRAEGFEPDFAVEGGEMDAVLGFVRAGLGVAVVPRMVAARSGLGLRVTPLARPGLHRTIALAHRSDVAPPRAARELQRMLLER, encoded by the coding sequence ATGCAGTTCCAGCAGCTCCAGTACTTCGTGGCCGTCGCGGAGACCCGGCACTTCACCCGGGCGGCCGAGCGGGTGCACGTCGCCCAGCCCTCGCTGTCCCAGCAGATCAAGGCGCTGGAGCGGGAGCTGGGCGCCGACCTGTTCCTGCGGGCGCGGGGCAACATCACGCTGACGGACGCCGGGGAGGCACTGCTGCCGCTGGCCCGGCGGATCCTCGCCGACGCGGACACGGCGCGGCACGAGGTGCAGGAGCTGGTGCAGCTGCGGCGCGGCCGGGTCCGGCTCGGCGCCACCCCGAGCCTGTGCACCGGCCTGCTGCCCGACGTGCTGCGTGCCTTCCACGACCGCTACCCGGGCATCCGGCTGCTCGTCGAGGAGGGCGGCTCGCTCGACCTCGTACGGCACCTCGCGCGCGGCGCCCTCGACCTCGCCCTGGTCGTCCTGCCGCTGCCGACGGCGTCCCCGGCTCTGACCACGGTGGAGCTGCTGCGCGAGGACCTGGTCGTGGTGTCCTCGCCGGAGGCGCCCCGGCCGGGCGGCGGGCGGCACTCCGTACGGGTCGCCGAACTGGCGGGCGAACGTCTGGTGATGTTCCGGCACGGCTACGACCTGCGCGAACTCACGGTCGCCGCGTGCCGCGCCGAAGGCTTCGAACCGGACTTCGCGGTCGAGGGCGGCGAGATGGACGCGGTGCTGGGGTTCGTCCGCGCCGGCCTGGGCGTGGCCGTGGTCCCCCGGATGGTGGCGGCACGGTCGGGGCTCGGCCTGCGGGTCACTCCACTGGCCCGGCCGGGGCTGCACCGGACCATCGCGCTGGCCCACCGCAGCGATGTGGCTCCGCCCCGGGCCGCCCGGGAGTTGCAGCGGATGCTGCTGGAGCGGTGA
- a CDS encoding lysophospholipid acyltransferase family protein translates to MSAWLPGAPCTPGACVQATSRLRAVPRAVLRLTAVTAVLLAGIALSPLGRRIPAELVRRWCRALVRAAGVRIRLTGTAPPDGGLLLVANHISWLDVPLLAAVRPARMLAKAEIRRWPVAGPLAARGALFIERDRLRALPETVARLAGALRSGAAVGVFPEGSTWCGQAQGEFRRAVFQAALDAGVPVQPVALRYRLADGPASTTPAFVGDDSLLASLWRVAMARHLVAQVDVRPLIPPGAHPDRRCLARAAQPARTAQPCWTHAALLA, encoded by the coding sequence ATGAGCGCCTGGCTGCCCGGCGCGCCCTGCACCCCGGGCGCCTGCGTGCAGGCGACGTCCCGGCTGCGGGCGGTGCCGCGCGCCGTGCTGCGGCTCACCGCGGTCACGGCCGTGCTGCTCGCCGGGATCGCCCTGTCCCCGCTCGGCCGCCGCATCCCGGCGGAGCTGGTGCGCCGGTGGTGCCGGGCGCTGGTGCGGGCGGCCGGGGTGCGGATCAGGCTCACCGGGACCGCGCCGCCCGACGGCGGGCTGCTGCTGGTCGCCAACCACATCTCCTGGCTGGACGTCCCGCTGCTCGCCGCCGTCCGCCCGGCCAGGATGCTCGCCAAGGCCGAGATACGGCGGTGGCCGGTCGCCGGGCCGCTGGCCGCGCGCGGGGCGCTGTTCATCGAGCGGGACCGGCTGCGGGCGCTGCCGGAGACGGTGGCCCGCCTCGCGGGCGCCCTGCGGTCCGGGGCGGCGGTCGGGGTCTTCCCCGAGGGGAGCACCTGGTGCGGGCAGGCGCAGGGCGAGTTCCGGCGGGCCGTCTTCCAGGCCGCGCTGGACGCGGGCGTGCCCGTCCAGCCGGTCGCCCTCCGCTACCGCCTCGCCGACGGCCCCGCCAGCACCACCCCCGCCTTCGTCGGCGACGACTCGCTGCTCGCCTCGCTGTGGCGGGTGGCCATGGCCCGGCACCTGGTCGCGCAGGTCGACGTACGCCCGCTCATCCCGCCCGGCGCGCACCCCGACCGCCGCTGTCTGGCCCGGGCCGCCCAGCCGGCCCGCACCGCGCAACCGTGCTGGACGCATGCCGCGCTGCTGGCCTGA
- a CDS encoding fumarate reductase/succinate dehydrogenase flavoprotein subunit has product MTTYADYSTGEPVADTKAPSGPVHERWDKRRFEARLVNPANRRKHTLIVVGTGLAGGSAGATLAEQGYHVVQFCYQDSPRRAHSIAAQGGINAAKNYRNDGDSVHRLFYDTVKGGDFRARESNVHRLAQISVEIIDQCVAQGVPFAREYGGLLDTRSFGGVQVSRTFYARGQTGQQLLLGAYQALSRQIAAGNVELHPRTEMLDLIVVDGRARGIVARDLITGKIETYVADAVVLASGGYGNVFYLSTNAMNSNATAIWRAHRRGAYFANPCFTQIHPTCIPRTGDHQSKLTLMSESLRNDGRIWVPKAKGDTRPPHRIPEDERDYYLERIYPSFGNLVPRDIASRAAKNVCDEGRGVGPGGQGVYLDFADAIRRMGREAVEARYGNLFEMYQRITDEDPYQVPMRIYPAVHYTMGGLWVDYDLQTTVPGLFAIGEANFSDHGANRLGASALMQGLADGYFVLPATINDYLARHPHQAEVTGEHPVVQEVLAETEDRVNLLLAVDGDRTPDSFHREVGELMWEYCGMARTDAGLRKALERIPQIREEFWRRIKVPGTGREFNQSLEKANRVVDYLELAELMCLDALHRTESCGGHFREESQTPEGEAARKDEEFSYAAAWEFTGTGEAPVLHKEDLVFEYVHPTQRSYA; this is encoded by the coding sequence ATGACCACCTACGCCGACTACTCGACCGGCGAGCCGGTCGCCGACACCAAGGCCCCGTCCGGCCCCGTCCACGAGCGCTGGGACAAGCGCCGCTTCGAGGCCCGGCTGGTCAACCCCGCCAACCGGCGCAAGCACACGCTGATCGTCGTGGGCACCGGACTCGCGGGCGGCTCGGCCGGCGCCACCCTCGCCGAACAGGGCTACCACGTCGTCCAGTTCTGCTACCAGGACTCCCCGCGCCGCGCCCACTCGATCGCCGCGCAAGGCGGCATCAACGCGGCGAAGAACTACCGCAACGACGGCGACTCCGTCCACCGCCTCTTCTACGACACCGTCAAGGGCGGCGACTTCCGCGCCCGCGAGTCCAACGTGCACCGGCTCGCGCAGATCTCCGTCGAGATCATCGACCAGTGCGTGGCGCAGGGCGTGCCGTTCGCCCGCGAGTACGGCGGCCTGCTCGACACCCGTTCCTTCGGCGGCGTCCAGGTCTCGCGGACCTTCTACGCCCGCGGCCAGACGGGCCAGCAGCTCCTCCTCGGCGCCTACCAGGCGCTGAGCCGGCAGATCGCCGCGGGCAACGTCGAGCTGCACCCGCGCACCGAGATGCTGGACCTGATCGTCGTGGACGGGCGGGCGCGCGGCATCGTCGCCCGCGACCTGATCACCGGGAAGATCGAGACGTACGTCGCGGACGCCGTCGTCCTCGCCTCCGGCGGCTACGGCAACGTGTTCTACCTGTCGACGAACGCCATGAACTCCAACGCGACGGCGATCTGGCGGGCGCACCGGCGGGGCGCCTACTTCGCCAACCCCTGCTTCACCCAGATCCACCCCACCTGCATCCCCCGCACCGGCGACCACCAGTCCAAGCTGACCCTGATGAGCGAGTCGCTGCGCAACGACGGCCGGATCTGGGTGCCCAAGGCCAAGGGGGACACCCGGCCGCCGCACCGGATCCCCGAGGACGAGCGCGACTACTACCTGGAGCGCATCTACCCGTCCTTCGGCAACCTGGTCCCGCGTGACATCGCCTCCCGCGCCGCGAAGAACGTCTGCGACGAGGGGCGCGGCGTCGGCCCCGGCGGGCAGGGCGTCTACCTGGACTTCGCCGACGCCATCCGGCGGATGGGCCGCGAGGCCGTGGAGGCCAGGTACGGCAACCTCTTCGAGATGTACCAGCGGATCACCGACGAGGACCCGTACCAGGTGCCGATGCGGATCTACCCCGCCGTGCACTACACGATGGGCGGCCTGTGGGTCGACTACGACCTCCAGACCACCGTCCCCGGACTGTTCGCGATCGGGGAGGCCAACTTCTCCGACCACGGCGCCAACCGGCTCGGCGCCTCCGCCCTGATGCAGGGCCTGGCCGACGGTTACTTCGTGCTCCCGGCCACCATCAACGACTACCTCGCCCGCCATCCGCACCAGGCCGAGGTGACCGGCGAACACCCCGTCGTGCAGGAGGTGCTGGCCGAGACCGAGGACCGCGTGAACCTGCTGCTGGCCGTCGACGGCGACCGCACTCCCGACTCCTTCCACCGCGAGGTCGGCGAACTCATGTGGGAGTACTGCGGCATGGCCCGCACCGACGCCGGGCTGCGCAAGGCGCTGGAGCGGATCCCGCAGATCCGCGAGGAGTTCTGGCGGCGGATCAAGGTGCCCGGCACCGGCCGGGAGTTCAACCAGTCGCTGGAGAAGGCCAACCGCGTCGTCGACTACCTGGAGCTCGCCGAGCTGATGTGCCTCGACGCGCTGCACCGCACCGAGTCCTGCGGAGGCCACTTCCGCGAGGAGTCACAGACCCCCGAGGGGGAGGCCGCCCGCAAGGACGAGGAGTTCTCCTACGCCGCCGCCTGGGAGTTCACCGGTACCGGCGAGGCGCCCGTCCTGCACAAGGAAGACCTGGTCTTCGAGTACGTCCACCCCACCCAGCGGAGCTACGCATGA
- a CDS encoding LLM class flavin-dependent oxidoreductase, with protein sequence MSSVIAATRFSVLDRSRTREGRPDGEALRDTVRFAQEAERLGYHRFWVSEHHGVPGVAGSAPTVLAAAVAGATRTIRVGTGGVMLPNHRPLVVAEQFGVLESLFPGRIDMGLGRSVGFTDGVRKALGRDKGDAEDFAAQLQELLGWFRGTSPTGVRARPSEGLSVPPFVLAIGEGAAIAARAGLPMVIGDLRDREKLRRGVDHYRAHFRPSPWAGEPYVVVSGTIAVAATPEDARRLLVPEAWSMAYSRTRGTFPPLPPAERVEALEMSTRERGFYESGLTGQLAGTEEEVRDALETVLKETGAQEVLVTTSTYDREALLDSYRRLARIAGLSPA encoded by the coding sequence GTGAGTTCCGTGATCGCCGCGACCCGTTTCTCCGTGCTCGACCGCTCCCGCACCCGGGAAGGCCGCCCGGACGGTGAGGCGCTGCGCGACACCGTGCGCTTCGCGCAGGAGGCGGAACGGCTCGGCTACCACCGGTTCTGGGTGTCGGAGCACCACGGCGTGCCCGGCGTCGCCGGTTCCGCGCCGACCGTGCTGGCCGCCGCCGTGGCCGGCGCGACCCGGACCATCCGGGTGGGCACCGGCGGCGTGATGCTGCCGAACCACCGGCCGCTGGTCGTCGCGGAGCAGTTCGGGGTGCTGGAGTCGCTGTTCCCCGGTCGGATCGACATGGGCCTCGGCCGCTCGGTCGGCTTCACCGACGGGGTGCGCAAGGCGCTGGGCCGCGACAAGGGGGACGCCGAGGACTTCGCGGCCCAGCTCCAGGAGCTGCTGGGCTGGTTCCGCGGCACGTCGCCCACGGGCGTGCGGGCCCGGCCGTCCGAGGGACTGAGCGTGCCGCCGTTCGTGCTGGCCATCGGCGAGGGCGCCGCCATCGCCGCCCGGGCCGGCCTGCCGATGGTCATCGGTGATCTGCGCGACCGGGAGAAGCTGCGGCGCGGCGTCGACCACTACCGCGCCCACTTCCGCCCCTCGCCCTGGGCCGGCGAGCCCTACGTGGTGGTCTCCGGCACGATCGCCGTCGCGGCGACCCCCGAGGACGCACGCCGCCTGCTGGTCCCCGAGGCCTGGTCGATGGCGTACTCCCGCACCCGCGGCACCTTCCCGCCGCTGCCGCCGGCCGAGCGGGTGGAGGCGCTGGAGATGAGCACGAGGGAGCGGGGGTTCTACGAGTCGGGGCTGACCGGGCAGCTCGCGGGCACCGAGGAGGAGGTCCGCGACGCCCTGGAGACGGTGCTGAAGGAGACCGGCGCGCAGGAGGTGCTGGTCACCACCAGCACGTACGACCGCGAGGCGCTGCTGGACTCCTACCGGCGGCTGGCCCGGATCGCCGGACTGTCCCCGGCGTAG
- a CDS encoding GNAT family N-acyltransferase, translating to MTGVPTLDRPPRPAAPVRYTVSLARDEDDVRAAQRLRHDVFAGELGALLTSPQPGLDTDAFDAYCDHLLVREETTGQVVGTYRLLPPERAAVAGRLYSEGEFDLAPLAAIRPGLVEVGRSCVHPGHRDGAVIGLIWAGIARYMADRDHAWLAGCCSIPLADGGTLAAATWDRVRERHLAPEEYRVRPLLPWTAEDVARPAARTELPPLLRGYLRLGAWVCGEPAHDPAFGVADLYVLLPMRRIHPRYLRHFLSLVPA from the coding sequence ATGACCGGTGTGCCCACGCTCGACCGTCCCCCGCGGCCCGCCGCGCCCGTCCGCTACACCGTGTCCCTCGCCCGCGACGAGGACGACGTCAGGGCCGCGCAGCGGCTGCGGCACGACGTCTTCGCGGGCGAGCTGGGCGCCCTGCTGACCAGCCCGCAGCCCGGCCTGGACACCGACGCCTTCGACGCCTACTGCGATCACCTGCTCGTCCGCGAGGAGACCACCGGCCAGGTCGTCGGCACCTACCGGCTGCTGCCGCCCGAGCGGGCCGCGGTGGCCGGGCGGCTCTACTCCGAGGGCGAGTTCGACCTCGCCCCCCTGGCCGCCATCCGGCCCGGCCTGGTCGAGGTCGGCCGCTCCTGCGTCCACCCCGGCCACCGCGACGGCGCCGTCATCGGGCTGATCTGGGCGGGCATCGCCCGCTACATGGCCGACCGGGACCACGCGTGGCTGGCGGGCTGCTGCTCGATCCCGCTGGCCGACGGCGGCACCCTCGCGGCGGCCACCTGGGACCGGGTGCGCGAGCGCCACCTCGCGCCCGAGGAGTACCGGGTACGGCCGCTGCTGCCCTGGACGGCCGAGGACGTGGCCCGCCCCGCCGCCCGCACCGAGCTGCCGCCCCTGCTGCGCGGCTACCTCAGGCTCGGCGCCTGGGTGTGCGGCGAGCCCGCCCACGACCCGGCGTTCGGCGTCGCCGACCTGTACGTGCTGCTGCCGATGCGCCGGATCCACCCGCGCTACCTGCGGCACTTCCTCTCCCTCGTCCCGGCCTGA
- a CDS encoding ester cyclase, which translates to MDTTEMRRLFETHRAAEAARDIDGILRTFVGDCFLETKALGLRSQGADAVRAAYRQQYFTAFPDLAPQDEGIAYGDDVVAVWGTLRGTSRGDWLGIPPGGGSFEVPFANVVPFRDGLMAGESIYFDLASLCAQANIPLERIREAAARRRA; encoded by the coding sequence ATGGACACCACCGAGATGCGCCGTCTCTTCGAAACCCATCGCGCGGCGGAGGCGGCCCGCGACATCGACGGCATCCTCCGGACGTTCGTCGGCGACTGCTTCCTGGAGACCAAGGCGCTCGGGCTGCGCAGCCAGGGCGCGGACGCCGTGCGCGCCGCCTACCGGCAGCAGTACTTCACCGCGTTCCCGGACCTCGCCCCGCAGGACGAGGGCATCGCCTACGGCGACGACGTCGTCGCGGTGTGGGGCACGCTGCGGGGCACCAGCCGCGGTGACTGGCTGGGGATCCCGCCGGGCGGCGGCTCCTTCGAGGTTCCCTTCGCCAACGTCGTCCCCTTCCGGGACGGCCTGATGGCGGGCGAGTCGATCTACTTCGACCTGGCCAGCCTCTGCGCGCAGGCGAACATCCCCCTGGAGCGGATCCGGGAGGCGGCGGCACGCCGCCGTGCGTGA
- a CDS encoding succinate dehydrogenase/fumarate reductase iron-sulfur subunit, which produces MRLTLRVWRQQNADADGAMSTYEVDGISPDMSFLEMLDTLNEELILKGEDPVAFDHDCREGICGACSLVINGDAHGPERTTTCQLHMRSFRDGDTIDVEPWRAAAFPVIKDLVVDRSAFDRIIQAGGYITAPTGAAPEAHATLVPKPDADFAFEHAECIGCGACVAACPNGAAMLFTSAKVNHLNVLPQGAPERETRVLDMVAQMDEEGFGGCTLAGECATACPKGIPLMSITSMNKEWLRATRKVKR; this is translated from the coding sequence ATGAGGCTCACCCTGCGCGTCTGGCGCCAGCAGAACGCCGACGCCGACGGCGCCATGTCCACGTACGAGGTGGACGGAATCTCACCCGACATGTCCTTCCTGGAGATGCTCGACACCCTCAACGAGGAACTCATCCTCAAGGGCGAGGACCCCGTCGCCTTCGACCACGACTGCCGCGAGGGCATCTGCGGCGCGTGCTCCCTGGTGATCAACGGGGACGCGCACGGGCCCGAGCGCACCACCACCTGCCAGCTGCACATGCGGTCCTTCCGGGACGGCGACACGATCGACGTCGAGCCGTGGCGGGCCGCCGCCTTCCCGGTGATCAAGGACCTGGTCGTGGACCGCTCGGCGTTCGACCGGATCATCCAGGCCGGCGGCTACATCACCGCGCCGACCGGCGCCGCGCCCGAGGCGCACGCCACTTTGGTGCCCAAGCCGGACGCCGACTTCGCCTTCGAGCACGCCGAGTGCATCGGCTGCGGGGCGTGCGTGGCGGCCTGCCCCAACGGCGCGGCGATGCTGTTCACCTCCGCCAAGGTCAACCACCTCAACGTACTGCCGCAAGGCGCTCCCGAGCGGGAGACGCGGGTGCTGGACATGGTGGCGCAGATGGACGAGGAGGGGTTCGGCGGGTGCACCCTGGCCGGCGAGTGCGCGACCGCCTGCCCGAAGGGCATCCCGCTGATGTCGATCACCAGCATGAACAAGGAGTGGCTGCGGGCCACGCGGAAGGTGAAGCGGTAG
- a CDS encoding nucleotidase, which yields MTHSTKAPLAVFDLDNTLADTAHRQRFLERRPRDWDAFFAAAPQDPPLPEGVALARESAGECEVVYLTGRPERCRRDTLDWLSAHGLPEGRVYMRRDDDRRPARFTKLAILRRLARTREIRVLVDDDELVCEDAERAGFTVLRARWAAPSGELKAAQEKEGRT from the coding sequence GTGACGCACAGCACCAAGGCCCCGCTGGCCGTGTTCGACCTGGACAACACCCTCGCCGACACCGCGCACCGGCAGCGGTTCCTGGAGCGCAGGCCCCGCGACTGGGACGCCTTCTTCGCCGCCGCGCCGCAGGACCCGCCGCTCCCGGAGGGGGTGGCGCTGGCCCGCGAGAGCGCCGGGGAGTGCGAGGTGGTGTATCTGACCGGGCGGCCCGAGCGCTGTCGGCGCGACACCCTCGACTGGCTGTCCGCGCACGGCCTGCCCGAGGGGCGGGTGTACATGCGGCGCGACGACGACCGCAGGCCCGCCCGCTTCACCAAGCTGGCCATCCTGCGCCGGCTCGCCCGCACCCGGGAGATCCGGGTGCTCGTGGACGACGACGAACTGGTGTGCGAGGACGCCGAGCGGGCCGGGTTCACCGTCCTGCGGGCGCGCTGGGCGGCTCCCTCCGGCGAGCTGAAGGCCGCCCAGGAGAAGGAAGGGCGGACCTGA
- a CDS encoding dodecin: MSNHTYRVTEIVGTSPEGVDQAVRNGITRASQTLRNLDWFEVTQVRGQIENGQIAHYQVGLKVGFRLEDAE; encoded by the coding sequence ATGTCGAACCACACCTACCGGGTCACCGAGATCGTCGGCACCTCCCCCGAGGGCGTGGACCAGGCCGTCCGCAACGGCATCACCCGCGCCTCGCAGACCCTGCGCAACCTCGACTGGTTCGAGGTGACCCAGGTGCGGGGGCAGATCGAGAACGGGCAGATCGCCCACTACCAGGTCGGGCTGAAGGTGGGCTTCCGCCTGGAGGACGCGGAGTGA
- a CDS encoding succinate dehydrogenase, producing MARTMWDSSVGKKTVMAVSGVIMLLYLVAHVIGNLKIFFGPEEFNHYAHWLRTVGEPFMHYEWTLWLVRIVLLVAVVAHAVSAYQLSRRDIKARPSRYVHKKPRASYATRTMRWGGIILGLFIVWHVLDLTTGHVHPGGFQEGHPYQNVVDTFSTWYGNVIYIVAMLAVGLHVRHGFWSAAQTLGVGSRTRDRALKTIADVLALLLTAGFIAVPVGVMTGVVN from the coding sequence ATGGCGCGCACGATGTGGGACAGCTCCGTCGGCAAGAAGACCGTGATGGCCGTCAGCGGCGTGATCATGCTGCTGTACCTGGTCGCCCATGTGATCGGCAACCTGAAGATCTTCTTCGGCCCGGAGGAGTTCAACCACTACGCGCACTGGCTGCGCACGGTCGGCGAACCGTTCATGCACTACGAGTGGACCCTCTGGCTGGTCCGGATCGTCCTGCTCGTCGCGGTCGTCGCCCACGCCGTCTCCGCGTACCAGCTCAGCCGCCGCGACATCAAGGCGCGCCCCAGCAGGTACGTGCACAAGAAGCCGCGGGCCTCCTACGCCACGCGCACCATGCGCTGGGGCGGGATCATCCTCGGCCTGTTCATCGTCTGGCACGTCCTGGACCTGACCACCGGACACGTCCACCCGGGCGGCTTCCAGGAGGGCCACCCCTACCAGAACGTCGTCGACACCTTCTCGACCTGGTACGGCAACGTCATCTACATCGTCGCGATGCTCGCCGTCGGGCTGCACGTCCGGCACGGCTTCTGGAGCGCCGCCCAGACCCTCGGCGTCGGCAGCCGCACCCGCGACCGCGCCCTGAAGACCATCGCCGACGTCCTCGCGCTGCTGCTCACGGCCGGTTTCATCGCCGTACCCGTGGGCGTCATGACCGGAGTGGTGAACTGA